In a single window of the Granulicella sibirica genome:
- a CDS encoding VCBS repeat-containing protein: protein MTIVPGIGVRSYRAEFLGIAKEYQSSLSSAQTLTVTGKFPTTTTLAATGNPGDYTLNATVVGSGSTASLSGTVTFTDLGANNESLGSSAIGSSTPGLSLAVASGSTNLPAPSALGDFNGDGIPDLAGAESTDSIAILLGDGAGGFLATRTSIPVGYNVGQFAVGDFNGDGFQDIAAVSYTDAKLVIVLGKGDGTFQSPMVLPGALYANTIVVGDFNRDGIADLATTNNGVSAVTLYIGRGDGTFNKKSTPLAGASVNMALADFNGDGIEDIAAIEASSVEVLLGNANGTFTSASNTAVGADPFQVIAGDFNNDGVPDLATVSPTEYSVSILLGQGSGAFTASPDIAFDSSTQPYAIALTDLNQDEIEDIAVATASSVEGQAYASVLFGTGQGTFVSTDLPIPGRIFEGASEYFILSADMNGDGNPDLILGPGVLLDKVTETAQASLSGVSISGSGTHSVQAASALSSPYNSSTSGTLGLQAQ from the coding sequence TTGACCATCGTTCCGGGGATTGGGGTGCGATCTTACCGGGCGGAGTTCCTCGGAATAGCAAAGGAGTATCAATCGAGCCTTTCCTCCGCGCAGACTTTGACGGTAACTGGGAAGTTTCCTACGACAACGACGCTTGCCGCGACCGGAAATCCGGGTGACTACACGCTGAATGCAACGGTCGTTGGCAGCGGCTCAACGGCGTCTCTGAGCGGCACCGTAACCTTTACCGACCTCGGTGCGAACAATGAAAGCCTTGGAAGCAGCGCAATCGGCAGCAGCACGCCCGGTCTATCGCTGGCAGTCGCTTCTGGCAGCACAAACCTTCCAGCTCCATCCGCGCTTGGAGATTTCAACGGTGATGGAATTCCTGACCTTGCAGGTGCGGAATCGACGGACAGTATAGCGATCCTACTGGGTGATGGTGCCGGCGGTTTCCTGGCAACCAGAACCAGCATCCCGGTCGGCTACAACGTCGGTCAGTTCGCTGTGGGAGATTTCAACGGCGATGGCTTCCAGGATATTGCAGCGGTCAGTTACACCGACGCAAAGTTAGTTATTGTTCTAGGGAAGGGCGATGGGACCTTTCAATCACCCATGGTATTGCCCGGTGCGCTCTATGCAAACACGATTGTCGTCGGCGACTTCAACCGAGACGGTATTGCAGACCTGGCAACGACGAACAACGGTGTCAGCGCGGTGACGCTTTATATCGGTCGTGGTGACGGAACTTTTAACAAGAAGTCCACGCCCCTTGCTGGCGCCTCTGTGAACATGGCGCTCGCTGACTTTAATGGTGATGGTATCGAGGATATTGCGGCGATCGAGGCCAGTTCAGTCGAGGTTCTGTTGGGTAATGCGAATGGGACGTTTACCAGTGCCTCAAACACCGCAGTCGGCGCCGATCCATTTCAGGTGATTGCAGGCGACTTCAACAACGACGGAGTGCCCGATCTCGCAACAGTCAGTCCAACTGAATACTCCGTGTCTATTCTTCTTGGACAGGGGAGCGGTGCATTTACAGCATCTCCCGACATTGCATTCGACTCCAGTACGCAGCCATATGCCATCGCCTTGACGGACTTGAATCAGGACGAAATTGAAGATATTGCTGTCGCGACGGCATCCAGCGTCGAAGGTCAAGCCTATGCGAGCGTCTTGTTCGGAACCGGGCAAGGGACATTCGTTTCGACAGACCTTCCGATTCCCGGCCGCATCTTTGAGGGCGCGTCTGAGTACTTCATTTTGAGCGCCGATATGAATGGCGACGGTAACCCAGATCTGATTCTTGGACCGGGCGTGCTGCTCGATAAGGTAACAGAGACGGCACAAGCATCGCTGAGCGGGGTTTCTATTAGCGGCTCAGGAACGCACTCTGTTCAAGCGGCAAGCGCATTGTCGTCCCCGTATAACTCAAGCACCTCGGGAACCCTTGGACTACAGGCGCAATAG
- a CDS encoding glycoside hydrolase family 27 protein, translating to MAARPPMGWNSWDSYGLTITEPQFRENVAVLAKTLKPFGWNYAVIDEGWFLKNPQDRPTPEKLQFELDANGRYIPVPSRFPSAIDHDENTGFVALGAFVHAQGLKFGIHIVRGIPRESVDRNLPVAGSHFTAKDVADTADACPWDPTNWGVRDTPAGQAWYDSLLQQYASWGIDYLKVDCISDHPYKPTEIRMLHRAIVKTGRPIILSLSPGPTSPGIAKELIPYAQMWRISDDFWDYWKNPKTFPRSLHGQFELAAAWSAYAKPETWPDADMLPLGYLGPIPGEGEARDSRLTHDEQRTLLTLWSMARSPLILGANLTKLDEWTTKLLTNRDILDVNQFGHDQRQAAVEGDALAWTSSGKGNVRYLALFNLGDQEKTIKHAYAFYNLPGSSYSSRELWTERTTGRSEQFTVTLPPHGCALLELKP from the coding sequence TTGGCAGCCCGCCCACCAATGGGCTGGAATAGCTGGGACTCCTACGGTCTCACGATAACCGAGCCTCAGTTCCGCGAAAACGTCGCCGTGCTTGCCAAGACCCTCAAGCCTTTCGGGTGGAACTACGCCGTCATCGACGAGGGCTGGTTCCTCAAGAACCCGCAGGACCGGCCCACCCCCGAAAAGCTCCAGTTTGAACTCGACGCCAACGGCCGCTACATCCCGGTGCCGTCGCGCTTTCCGTCAGCCATCGACCACGACGAGAACACTGGCTTCGTAGCCCTCGGAGCCTTCGTGCATGCGCAAGGTCTAAAGTTCGGCATCCACATCGTTCGCGGCATTCCACGCGAGTCGGTAGATCGCAACCTTCCCGTAGCCGGAAGCCATTTCACCGCCAAAGACGTAGCCGATACCGCCGACGCCTGCCCCTGGGATCCAACCAACTGGGGCGTTCGCGACACTCCAGCCGGCCAGGCCTGGTACGACTCGCTGCTTCAGCAATATGCAAGCTGGGGCATCGATTACCTCAAGGTCGACTGCATCTCTGACCACCCTTATAAGCCCACCGAGATCCGCATGCTTCACCGCGCGATCGTGAAGACCGGCCGCCCCATCATCCTCAGCCTCTCCCCCGGGCCAACCTCGCCCGGCATCGCCAAGGAACTCATCCCCTACGCCCAGATGTGGCGGATCTCTGACGATTTCTGGGACTACTGGAAGAATCCCAAGACCTTCCCCCGCAGCCTACACGGACAGTTTGAGCTCGCGGCCGCCTGGTCCGCCTACGCCAAGCCGGAAACGTGGCCCGACGCGGATATGCTCCCGCTTGGCTACCTCGGCCCCATCCCCGGCGAGGGCGAAGCCCGCGACTCGCGACTCACCCATGACGAGCAGCGCACCTTGCTCACGCTCTGGTCGATGGCTCGCTCTCCCCTGATCCTCGGAGCTAACCTCACCAAGCTTGACGAGTGGACGACCAAGCTCCTCACCAACCGCGACATCCTTGACGTCAACCAGTTCGGCCACGACCAGAGACAAGCCGCAGTAGAAGGCGATGCCCTTGCCTGGACCTCCAGCGGCAAAGGCAACGTCCGCTACCTCGCCCTCTTCAACCTTGGCGATCAGGAGAAGACGATCAAGCATGCCTACGCCTTCTACAACCTGCCAGGAAGCAGCTACAGCAGCCGCGAACTCTGGACAGAGAGGACAACCGGCAGATCCGAACAGTTCACCGTCACGCTCCCACCCCACGGCTGCGCTCTTCTCGAATTGAAGCCGTAG
- a CDS encoding tetratricopeptide repeat protein has product MTRYSRQDVLRILHLPTRQLQAWERVGLILPRPLDEQYTFEDLSQMRTLRDLQAATRITVKSIRASVEAMQQVSGMTNPLLETSMVHSGSRLAFRYAGALVDPMTRQLSFDFDYEPDRKLRVVRTRGQASAPPGGSAALQDMFLRAVRLEEDIATRGMAMQLYQDILAIDPRHAPACINLGTIFYTLRDFAMAETMYRRATLSDPDYALAFFDLGNVLDELQRLPEAIDAYRRAVMLVPTYADAHYNLALAYERSGERRRALSHWMIYARLDPSGPWATHAKGQAKKILSMERLSIITRHGTLVEETA; this is encoded by the coding sequence GTGACCCGATACAGTCGCCAAGACGTCCTGAGAATTCTGCACTTGCCGACCCGCCAGCTTCAGGCATGGGAGCGAGTAGGTCTCATCCTTCCCAGACCACTCGATGAACAGTACACCTTCGAGGATCTCTCGCAGATGAGAACTCTGCGCGATCTCCAGGCTGCCACCCGCATTACCGTTAAAAGCATCCGCGCCTCGGTGGAGGCGATGCAGCAAGTGTCCGGAATGACCAACCCTCTGCTCGAAACGAGCATGGTTCACAGCGGGTCCCGGCTCGCCTTTCGCTACGCGGGCGCACTTGTCGATCCGATGACCCGGCAGCTCTCCTTCGACTTTGATTACGAGCCTGATCGCAAATTGCGGGTCGTTCGCACCCGAGGCCAGGCTTCGGCACCCCCGGGGGGATCCGCTGCGTTGCAGGACATGTTCCTGCGCGCGGTGCGGCTTGAAGAAGACATCGCCACGCGGGGTATGGCGATGCAGCTCTACCAGGACATTCTTGCGATCGACCCGCGCCATGCTCCCGCATGCATCAACCTGGGAACGATCTTTTACACGCTTCGCGATTTCGCGATGGCCGAAACGATGTACCGGCGCGCGACGCTTTCGGATCCTGATTACGCGTTGGCATTCTTCGACCTCGGCAACGTGCTCGATGAGTTGCAGCGGCTGCCCGAGGCCATCGATGCGTACCGGCGCGCCGTGATGCTCGTTCCGACATACGCCGATGCTCATTACAACTTGGCGTTGGCCTATGAACGCAGCGGAGAGCGCCGCCGGGCGCTGAGTCATTGGATGATCTATGCTCGCCTCGATCCGTCCGGTCCATGGGCGACGCACGCGAAGGGGCAGGCGAAGAAGATCCTCAGCATGGAACGGCTGTCCATCATTACCCGACACGGGACTCTCGTAGAAGAAACGGCATAG
- a CDS encoding MFS transporter — MTQPTTSATDSPVRPAPLPFLGLACAVGVSTIYYNQPLLIEMRESYHASAGQIGFVTVATQIGYAVGLLCFVPLGDVLERRALMMRMYGAVAVALLLVAVAPTVMWLLVASVVAGMLASVTHIVLPIAPDLVDHSQRGRAIGIVMTGLLLGILLARTFAGWVSHVTGWRYVFVIAAVLNLAFVPLLYRFMPSLPPRQPLRYSEAMRSLWTLVRTQPLLRESCVIGALVFASFSCFWTTLVLLLDSHYSLGAGVAGSFGVVGAAGALVAPIAGRLSDKRGTRWVVTAGMSVLALSYVFLWVEEKITMSTALHVAALAVGVIVLDMGAQMTQVANQTRIFGLVPSARSRLNTVYMTVYFSGAAAGSALSTIAWVHFKWNGVCAQALILIAVAGLFHAYGSRTKHPRRPLTSETSDEPLHA, encoded by the coding sequence ATGACGCAGCCAACCACTTCTGCCACAGACTCTCCCGTGCGTCCCGCTCCACTGCCCTTTCTTGGGCTGGCCTGCGCGGTCGGGGTTTCGACGATCTACTATAACCAGCCTCTCCTGATAGAGATGCGGGAGAGCTATCACGCATCGGCTGGCCAAATTGGTTTTGTCACCGTGGCGACCCAGATCGGCTATGCGGTCGGACTTCTTTGCTTCGTCCCGCTAGGTGACGTGCTCGAACGTCGCGCGCTCATGATGAGGATGTATGGAGCGGTTGCGGTGGCGCTGTTGCTCGTCGCGGTAGCTCCGACCGTGATGTGGCTCCTGGTGGCCAGCGTTGTTGCGGGCATGCTGGCTTCGGTCACGCACATTGTTCTTCCGATTGCACCAGATCTCGTCGACCATAGTCAGCGGGGACGGGCTATCGGGATCGTTATGACCGGTCTTCTTCTAGGCATCCTGCTGGCCAGGACGTTCGCAGGTTGGGTGAGCCACGTTACCGGCTGGCGATACGTCTTTGTGATCGCCGCAGTGCTCAATCTCGCCTTCGTGCCGCTGCTCTATCGCTTCATGCCCAGTCTGCCGCCGCGACAGCCACTTCGCTACAGCGAAGCGATGCGGTCGCTCTGGACACTCGTACGCACCCAACCGCTTCTGCGGGAGTCGTGCGTCATCGGAGCCCTGGTCTTCGCGTCCTTTAGCTGCTTCTGGACGACGCTCGTCCTTCTGCTGGACAGCCACTACAGCCTCGGGGCGGGCGTTGCCGGGAGCTTCGGCGTCGTGGGAGCCGCTGGGGCGCTGGTCGCTCCGATCGCAGGGCGTCTCAGCGACAAGCGTGGAACACGTTGGGTCGTGACTGCCGGGATGAGCGTTCTTGCACTCTCCTACGTCTTCCTGTGGGTGGAAGAGAAGATCACTATGTCGACCGCGCTGCACGTTGCTGCCCTCGCCGTGGGAGTCATCGTGCTGGATATGGGGGCGCAAATGACCCAGGTGGCCAATCAGACCAGGATCTTCGGGCTCGTGCCTTCGGCACGGAGCCGCCTGAACACGGTCTACATGACCGTGTATTTCTCGGGTGCGGCGGCAGGGTCGGCACTTTCGACCATCGCGTGGGTCCACTTCAAGTGGAACGGCGTCTGCGCCCAGGCGCTTATCCTGATTGCCGTCGCCGGACTGTTCCACGCCTACGGGAGCCGGACCAAGCACCCCCGCCGGCCTCTCACGAGCGAGACGAGCGACGAGCCCCTGCATGCGTGA
- a CDS encoding acyl-CoA dehydrogenase: MAESLKALTQLSEEELFFQDTIRRFAVEKIGPLVRGMDEAQKLEPALIQELFDLGLMAIEVPERYGGSGGSFFDCILAIEALSTTDPSVAVLVDVQNTLCLNALLRWCNDLQKAQFLPRLAKDAVGSYALSEASSGSDAFALQTRATRSGDNYVLNGQKLWITNALESSVFLVFATLDASLGYKGITAFLVEKGASGFTLGRKEEKLGIRASSTAALQFDECVIPAANLVGEPGKGYKIAIETLNEGRIGIAAQMVGLAQGAWMHAAKWAKERRQFGKPIAEFQAIQFQLAEMATEIEAARLLVYNAARLKDAGADFAKEAAMAKYFCSQVAERVSSQAVEIFGGSGFVRDYPVEKLYRDAKIGKIYEGTSFMQLATIAKLTLGKF, encoded by the coding sequence ATGGCAGAGTCGCTAAAAGCCCTCACGCAATTGAGTGAGGAGGAACTTTTCTTCCAGGATACGATTCGCCGCTTTGCTGTCGAAAAGATTGGTCCACTCGTCCGAGGGATGGACGAGGCTCAGAAGCTGGAGCCGGCTTTGATCCAGGAACTCTTCGATCTGGGCCTGATGGCGATCGAGGTGCCCGAGCGATACGGCGGTTCCGGTGGCAGCTTCTTCGATTGCATCCTTGCGATCGAGGCCCTCTCAACGACCGATCCTTCGGTTGCGGTCCTCGTGGATGTGCAGAACACGCTCTGCCTCAACGCTCTCTTGCGCTGGTGCAACGACTTGCAGAAGGCACAGTTTCTCCCTCGACTGGCGAAAGACGCTGTCGGTTCCTACGCGTTGAGCGAGGCGTCCTCTGGGTCGGACGCGTTTGCGCTCCAGACGCGGGCTACCCGGAGTGGAGACAACTACGTGCTCAATGGCCAGAAGCTATGGATCACGAATGCCCTGGAGTCGAGCGTGTTTCTCGTCTTTGCCACGCTCGACGCCTCCCTTGGCTACAAGGGCATTACGGCCTTCCTGGTGGAGAAGGGAGCCTCCGGCTTTACGCTCGGCAGGAAGGAAGAGAAGCTGGGGATTCGCGCGTCCAGCACAGCCGCCTTGCAGTTTGATGAATGCGTCATTCCTGCGGCGAACCTGGTGGGGGAGCCAGGCAAGGGCTACAAGATAGCCATCGAGACCTTGAATGAAGGCCGTATTGGGATTGCGGCGCAGATGGTTGGTCTCGCCCAGGGCGCATGGATGCACGCGGCTAAGTGGGCGAAGGAGCGACGGCAGTTCGGCAAGCCGATCGCCGAGTTCCAGGCGATTCAGTTCCAGCTGGCCGAGATGGCGACGGAGATCGAGGCCGCCAGGCTGCTGGTCTATAACGCCGCCCGTTTGAAGGATGCGGGAGCGGACTTTGCCAAGGAAGCCGCGATGGCGAAGTACTTCTGCTCGCAGGTAGCCGAACGCGTTTCGAGCCAGGCGGTCGAGATCTTTGGAGGATCGGGCTTTGTCCGCGACTACCCGGTCGAAAAACTCTACCGGGATGCCAAGATCGGAAAGATCTACGAAGGGACCTCGTTCATGCAGCTTGCAACGATCGCCAAGCTCACTCTCGGGAAGTTCTAG